In one Candidatus Binatia bacterium genomic region, the following are encoded:
- the ispD gene encoding 2-C-methyl-D-erythritol 4-phosphate cytidylyltransferase has protein sequence MRVNAVIVAAGEGKRMGGELPKALIALAGRPLILHTLDRFARSQVRKVILVAPEKQRKDFEQLIVTDRDLGRLECVLESGGPRRQDSVGRGLNRLDDDCEVVVIHDGARPLISPAIIDRCVELALKEGAAVVGVPAKDTIKVVSASRRIESTPARNSLWEIQTPQAFRVEIIREAHRRAAQDGIEATDDAMLVERLGKTVAVLEGARSNLKITTPEDLLIAEALIRAGRV, from the coding sequence ATGCGTGTCAATGCAGTCATTGTCGCGGCCGGCGAAGGAAAAAGAATGGGCGGCGAGCTCCCGAAGGCTCTGATCGCGCTCGCCGGACGGCCGCTGATTCTTCACACGCTCGATCGGTTCGCCCGATCGCAAGTACGAAAAGTGATTCTGGTCGCGCCGGAAAAACAACGGAAGGACTTTGAGCAGCTCATAGTGACCGACCGCGATCTCGGCCGTCTTGAATGTGTCTTGGAATCCGGCGGCCCCAGGCGCCAGGATTCGGTCGGGCGCGGACTGAATCGGTTGGACGACGATTGCGAGGTCGTCGTCATCCACGATGGCGCGCGCCCTCTAATTTCGCCGGCCATCATCGATCGGTGCGTCGAGCTCGCGCTCAAAGAGGGCGCGGCCGTGGTTGGAGTGCCGGCCAAGGATACGATCAAAGTCGTTTCGGCATCGCGCCGGATCGAGTCGACTCCAGCGAGGAACTCTTTATGGGAGATCCAGACGCCGCAGGCATTTCGCGTCGAGATCATTCGCGAAGCGCACCGCCGCGCGGCACAAGACGGAATCGAAGCGACCGACGACGCGATGCTGGTGGAGCGTCTGGGAAAAACCGTCGCCGTGCTCGAAGGCGCGCGGAGCAACCTGAAGATTACGACGCCGGAAGATCTCTTGATCGCAGAAGCGCTGATTCGCGCGGGACGAGTTTAA
- the larE gene encoding ATP-dependent sacrificial sulfur transferase LarE, whose amino-acid sequence MSAKLEALKENLRAANGLLVAFSGGVDSTFLLKVAQMVMGDRVVGLTASSPTAPPGELEAARELAGIIGCRHIVVDSHELDNPAFSQNSANRCYFCKDELYRICRSEADRLGFSVVVDGTNLDDLKDHRPGLKAAKEWRIGHPLVEAGMTKEEIRRSSRDLGLPSWDKPAIACLSSRFPYGTEINVERLGKIGACERVLKDLGFREFRVRYHGELARIEVAVEEIDRLFEREIREQIVQRFKEIGFTFVSLDLEGYRTGSMNESLAKKTA is encoded by the coding sequence ATGAGCGCAAAGCTCGAAGCATTGAAAGAAAATCTGCGTGCTGCAAACGGCCTCCTGGTCGCCTTCTCCGGCGGCGTCGACTCAACTTTTCTTCTGAAAGTCGCTCAGATGGTAATGGGGGATCGCGTGGTCGGTCTGACCGCCTCGTCTCCGACCGCCCCTCCGGGAGAGCTGGAAGCGGCGCGGGAGCTCGCGGGCATTATCGGATGCCGGCACATCGTCGTCGATTCGCACGAGCTCGACAATCCGGCTTTTTCTCAGAATTCCGCCAATCGCTGTTATTTTTGCAAGGATGAGCTCTACCGCATCTGCCGGTCGGAGGCCGACCGCCTGGGATTTTCCGTGGTCGTGGATGGAACCAATCTCGACGACTTGAAAGATCACCGTCCCGGACTCAAGGCGGCGAAGGAATGGCGCATCGGTCACCCCCTGGTCGAAGCAGGAATGACCAAAGAGGAAATTCGCCGCTCAAGCCGCGATCTCGGGCTCCCGTCATGGGACAAACCCGCCATCGCTTGTCTCTCTTCGCGCTTCCCCTACGGCACCGAGATCAACGTGGAGAGGCTGGGGAAGATCGGAGCGTGTGAAAGGGTCCTCAAAGATCTCGGCTTCAGGGAGTTTCGCGTGCGCTATCACGGCGAGCTGGCGCGCATCGAAGTCGCGGTCGAGGAAATCGACCGTCTCTTCGAGAGAGAGATCCGGGAGCAGATCGTCCAACGATTCAAGGAAATCGGCTTTACCTTTGTCAGCCTCGATCTTGAAGGCTACCGCACCGGCAGCATGAACGAGTCGCTGGCAAAGAAGACCGCTTAA